GTAAATCCTTTTTAAAACTGATGGGTGCGGGAGTCGCGATGACTTCCTTAAATTGTATCCGTAAACCCGTCGAAAAAATAGTTCCTTACGTGGACTTAAGCAAAGCGGACGAAAACGCTCAATATGATTTCGTAAAACACGGACATTCTTATTACTACGCTTCCGTTTTTGCGGGAACTGGCGTTCTTATAAAAGCGAGAGACGGTCGTCCTCTGAAACTGGAAGGGAATCCGGATCACCCGGTTTCTCAAGGCGCGTTAAGCGCCGCGGGCCAAGCGGCAATCTTCGATCTTTACGATCCGGATAGGGCGCAAAATCCCGCGATCATCGAAGGCGGAATTCCAATGAACTCCGATTGGGCGACCGTGGACGCGAAAGTGAAAGCGGCTCTCTCCGCTAACAAAGGGAAGACGGTTGTAGTTACAAAACCTTTGGATTCTCCTTCCACAAAATCGATCATCGGGGATTTTCTTCGCGCCGTTGGCGGCGGGAAGCATTATGAAATCTCTCTCACTTCCGCGGAAGAAGTAGTTTCCAAAGGACAGGCGGCTTCTTACGGAAAGGCTCTGATTCCTAATTATCACTTCGATCTCGCAAACGTGATTCTTTCCATCGATTGCGACTTCATGGGCAACTGGCTTTCTCCCGAAGAACACCAAAAGGATTTCTCCAAAAGAAGAAATTTGCGCAACGGAGCGAAAGACGTAAATCTTTACATCGCGGCGGAATCGATTCCTACGATGACCGGTTCCAACGCGGATCTTCGACTTCCGATTCGTCCCGGAGATCAGACCAAACTCGCTCTTGCGATCATTGCGGCTCTCGAAGCGCAAGGAGCTTCCGAAGTGAAGGCTTCTCCGTATGCCGGTTCGGGTGCGGATATCGCCCGATTTGCGTCGGAACTCGGAGTAAGCGAAGAAAGTATTCGGAAAACCGCAAAGGCCCTTTGGTCCAATAGAGGAAAATCTCTCGTGGTAGCGGGAAGTCTCGCGGCGTCCACAAAAGACGCGGTTGAGCTTCAAGTTCTTGTAAACTTTATCAATAACCTTTTGGGGAACGACGGCAAAACCGTGGATCATTCCAACCCGAAAAAAGAAGGCCTCGCCGATTATTCCAACAATCTGAATTCTTTAGCGGCGGAGCTTAAGGGAACTAAGGTGGGAGTTCTTTTTGTAAACGACGTAAACCTGGTCTATCAAGCGGGTGAGGAATGGAAGAATCTTCTTCACCAAGCGGCTCTCGTAGTCAGCTTGAGCGATCGTGCGGACGAGACCGCGCTTGCGTCTAACGTTCTTGCGACTACGACTCATTTCCTCGAATCTTGGGGAGACAGCGAAGTCACAAAAGGAATCTTCTCCATCCAACAACCCGCGATTCGTCCTCTTTTCAACACTCGTTCTTTTGAGGACAGTTTGATCGCGTTTGCGGGCGGTTCACTTGGCGGAGAATCCAGCTTTTACGAAACCGTAAAAAATTCTTGGACTAAAAAACTAGGTTCGAAACAAAGATGGGAAGACCTATTAAGAGCGGGAACCACCGTCAAGGCTTCCGAGCGCAAGAAGGTTGCGGGTTCTTCCAGAAACTTCAACCGTTCTTCTTTGAAAGCGATCGCTTCCACTTCCGCCGGTCTCAAACTCGCGTTGTATGAAACGTCCGCGATCGGAGACGGTAGGGCCGCGAACAACGCTCAACTTCAAGAACTTCCGGACCCTGTAACCAAAGTCACTTGGGACAATTATATTCTGATTTCTCCGGCTCTTGCAAAAGAGAAGAAGATCTCCTCCAACGACGTCGTGGTTCTGAAAACCGCGACTCAGTCGATCGAACTTCCCGCGCAGATCCAACCAGGTATGCACAAAGAAGCGGTCGGGATTGCGGTC
The nucleotide sequence above comes from Leptospira weilii. Encoded proteins:
- a CDS encoding TAT-variant-translocated molybdopterin oxidoreductase — its product is MDQKNFQKEKKAHWLSYDLRDKDEEVKEMQKSEFFTSPDPLIARIKSGEFDRKSFLKLMGAGVAMTSLNCIRKPVEKIVPYVDLSKADENAQYDFVKHGHSYYYASVFAGTGVLIKARDGRPLKLEGNPDHPVSQGALSAAGQAAIFDLYDPDRAQNPAIIEGGIPMNSDWATVDAKVKAALSANKGKTVVVTKPLDSPSTKSIIGDFLRAVGGGKHYEISLTSAEEVVSKGQAASYGKALIPNYHFDLANVILSIDCDFMGNWLSPEEHQKDFSKRRNLRNGAKDVNLYIAAESIPTMTGSNADLRLPIRPGDQTKLALAIIAALEAQGASEVKASPYAGSGADIARFASELGVSEESIRKTAKALWSNRGKSLVVAGSLAASTKDAVELQVLVNFINNLLGNDGKTVDHSNPKKEGLADYSNNLNSLAAELKGTKVGVLFVNDVNLVYQAGEEWKNLLHQAALVVSLSDRADETALASNVLATTTHFLESWGDSEVTKGIFSIQQPAIRPLFNTRSFEDSLIAFAGGSLGGESSFYETVKNSWTKKLGSKQRWEDLLRAGTTVKASERKKVAGSSRNFNRSSLKAIASTSAGLKLALYETSAIGDGRAANNAQLQELPDPVTKVTWDNYILISPALAKEKKISSNDVVVLKTATQSIELPAQIQPGMHKEAVGIAVGYGRTAAGAVGTGVGKNAYVLSEKGVYSGIAITSLEKTGKTYKLACTQHHHMLSPGFSYPDRPIVQSTTIEEYRKDPASGKAPSEIPKILKDGKLVNATGANPTYPYPGYKWGMSIDLSSCTGCGSCVIACQVENNIPVVGRDEVRVGREMHWLRIDRYYIGDPDQPETLQVAHQPMLCQQCDNAPCETVCPVLATVHSSEGINDMVYNRCVGTRYCSNNCPYKVRRFNWMQHWYNGAEGSKAPRYLGLNPEVAVRGRGVMEKCNFCSHRIAEAKIAAKNEGRVLKDGEVKTACQQSCAADAISFGNTNDKDSEVAKLSSSPRSFRVLEYLNVGPQVAYLTRVRSSI